The genomic stretch TTCAGTGGAGAGACTGGTAATAAAACTACAGTCAAACAACTAAATGATTCCATATCTCTATCAAGGTAAAATACAGATTTCTAATCTTCTCAGCAGAGCACTTACCTAAACCACCATCACTGAGCATGTCTTAATTCTCAaggtgaaaaaataaaccacTAACAATTGTCATTAGTTCAGTTAACATAACAATATGATATAAGCAAAACATTGTCTGGCTCAATaacaatcttaccaacagtgctacattttatcatctggctcaacagaaatctcaccaacagtgctacacattttatcatctaGCTAATCTTACCACTagacagtgctacattttatcatctggttcaacaaaaatcttactaacaatgATATACTTTATCCTCTGGTTAAATAAAATGTTACCAACAGAGATGTGTTGAGCACGATGATaaagtgtagcaatgttagtaagacttTTGTCGTGCCAGGTGATAAAATGTTACtatgttgataagattttattgagctaaatattttgtttcaggtttagTGATTTTCATTGTAGTTAAGTGTGTTTACATTTATCTGATtttaagaaaaacaaatattttctgaaaaGAAGGGAAAAGAATAATTAGGTGGCTGAAGTTTAACTAAGaatatttctgtaaatttaaCCCTCgataatataatatcatttgcAGTGATTTTGAATTGATCATATATAACCCATTTGTACTTGTACACAAACAGTATCACACGTGAACATACAGAGGACATGGATATATGTATCAATGTGACACTAAAATACCAACCTATGATGAAAGaagaaaatatcaacaaattaacAAAAGCTATTGTAGAAAGCTTACATctgccatggaaacaaaatgatTCCAGCAGAGACAAAATACGGTAAGTCTATTAAGAGAACTAGTCCAAAAGAGAACAAACTATTAAGTTAAAAACATGGACTTTGACTATgttgttcacattattttttcaagtggAGAAACagtaaagttgttgtttttatcattgactatccaaaataaatagcccTTTCTCATCCATCATGGCAACTTACACAATAATACCCCAGCATACCTCAAacccatagttgctatgaaaaatagtgaaaaagaCAGGGCCAATCTAATCATGTGTAAGGAGTAacaatactaatatataatgataatataataataatgttgctTTTTATGTAGCACTTTATTATTGTATTTAAAAGCTTTTTATTGGAGCATAAAAAGTTATACATAACAGGTCTTTACAGTATCtggataaaacacaaaatgatttctttatgtagcactttcccactctgtgctgaAGTGCTTTACAATTTTCCATGTTGTTTCCTGTAAGAAGTTGGTTAGCTAGTAAGGCAACCTTTagatattttgataatattcaGTTCAGTAGTTATAAATTGTGGCATATGCCAGAATTTTGCGTCCGGCACAAAAAGCTCAGATTTTTGTAATACGCCATATTTGCATTTCCAAAGTTCCAGCCATTTCATAAGTGCTGATCACAAGATGATGACCAAGATATAGCAGAGTGAGGGCAAAAAATGGGTCATTACTGCTGATTGTATGGCAGTGCACAAAATGgtaaacaaaatatgtgtaaaagaACACAATGTGATATTAAAAAACTAATAAGGCAGTGGTTAGGCATACTTGTTACTAATAAAACAGTACAGTGTGAACAACATGGAAATTTAGAGTTAACTTTATATCTGCATGATGTATTCACACTACAGATTCAATCATTCTGGCATTCACTTCCTGCCCACAAATGACTTGCGAACAGCATTTATCTCTTGTGTTGAACCAGATTGTTCATATGAAATAAATCTTTTATTTATCTCTTTAGTAGTTGGAATATGGCATAGTATCAATTGCTTATTTTGCAACAAATAAACcggtaaacacaaataaacaatcatCAATGCATATATGAAGAATATATGACAcaaaatagaagtaaatacaatattaaaaacaaagttAGCAATGCATTTTCTATTGAAAGAAATTCTTGCTATGTACAAATAGTTGCTCTTTAATAGTATTGTTACAAACTCCTTGATTACTTTTGCAGAGTATGTGAAGAATGTTATAAGTTGCTGTGATGCAAAACAgattacatatttacaaatgaaaatttatactTGTAGAATGAAACGTTTTTGGAAGTgaaacagacagaaaaaaagACTGAtggatattttcatttgtaactatgaaccaaGAGTCCATGGACATTCATTCTCAGATTACTTATTGACTATTATGTTTATTCAattcacagaaaaaaaataactaagGTGTCCACTATTCAGGAGCAATTCAGCTTAACACAACAGAATGTCAAAGTGGGAACACGGATAAAAACATCTATTAATAACAGACGAGTATCAATGACGAAATTCGTGTACGCATATCTATCCAAGGTAAATTGGTCTTAGACTATGTCCACTTGTTTTATCATATCTTTAACGTGGCATAAGCTGGTATAAGTTTATAAGTTATTTTGATAGTCGTACAAATTTAAATGATACAAAATCATGAATTTACTCTCAAGAACTCAAATTTATTGACacctttatttatttcatttagtgGTATTCTACATATCTTTAATATAAAGTAAACCATAGacccgttggtggagggtctatgagtaaACTAAGCAAATAAAAGTAATATCTTTGACACGAAAACTTTGAAGAGACACTAATTATCTCTTCTAAGAGATAATTTAAATTCTGATCAAAAGAATTTTATTAATCGCTGAAAATATTTCCTTTAGTACATAAGATTCAACATTAATTTTTCTACCAATAAACAGAAGGAATTGTTTGCCAGGAAGAAATTTAATTCATGCAGTATTGTTGGCAGTAGTGGAATTCTAGAAGGTAGTGGATGTGGACAACAAATTGACATGGCAGATGCTGTTTTCAGGTAGATTTATTATGTAGTGCACTATCAGAGGGTGGTGAATATCTGAACAAGTCTTTTGTCAATATCTTTGGATGGGGGAATTGGGAGAGATGAGAGAACCACTTTCAGCAAAACTGATGGCAAGAAATTGCAAGCCTCCCCATCCATCTGTGATGCTAAGGCATAACATGATAGGTATTACAAAATGTTTGGGTCATTACAAGTGGGGCTTCTCTGCATTACTGTCATAGAGTTCTTgaatctatttttttttgtgtcaGGTCGATTTGTGAAAGGCCAAAATCCATAAACTTGAATCAGATCACAAAGTTCTATCACTACAGAGATGAAATAAACTCCTGAAAAAAGAGGTGGAAATGACTGAAAATGTTGAAGCTACAATATTGCTAAGAGGATAATTGATTTTTCTTGTTGAAAATAGACCTATGCAACTATGGATAACCTAAATAAAATACCGAATCtaaaataaaaacccaatcctcatccatatggccactttatgaCCACAATCAATGCACTCAGTcattcatttaatttaatttataaattaagGTAAGATATAATTATAGCATGTGTGAATGTAAAACgtttaatattatcattaataCCTTTATTTCAGATTCAATGTTCCACCAAAAGAACCTTACACAAAAGATGCTGGTAATAAGACCACAATCAATACActgaatcaatcaatctatgCATTAAGGTAAAATGTACAAtccacttattgcctggctaagagggcactagtagacatccaTTACAATGTGGGCTGTAAGGTTGTAAGGCTGAAAGccagaaatagttgttatataACAACAcaaggggtaatatgacatctactagtgcccgaataaggcaaggcaataagtgctttataacatatcacattctcaggcacaGACATGTATTCTTTTTCATAACCAAAGCAAATCCCTGATACGACTTCCATGCTACATGAATATCGCCCTAGGGAAAACAGAATGCGACTAGtgcccctatatgcaaattttattagATGTATTGTACCATAGTATGTGTACAGTTACATAAATAATTGCTTACTAACAGATCtttcagtactgttcagggtatATGGTATTATGGCTAAGTcattacatctaacaaaacatttgcaAGAAAAACTTTCCAGTTACAGCTTGTATAGCTTAAAGTGTTGGAGAAATTGTAATCAGAAAGACATCAGTGACAGTTCAAATGTACAACTTTAACCAATAGTTACAACATACAATCCTTGTTCTATATTTTGCTCTTTTGGCAGGTATAGCTCACTGAAAACACCTGCAAACAAAACCAAATTTGTACAAGACATGAAAGAAGCTATTCAAGATGGGTTCATTTGGATCCCTGATTTCTCCTTACCTTGGATAACACCTGCAAGTAAAACAGCCTACTCTTTGCTGAGAAAGACTGGTTTCAAAATGGTCTTTATGCACCCTGATCATGTCCGAGCAATCAACAATGTTTGGAAACCTTGGGGAGTTACAGGACGTCTATCAACTGGTAAGTTGTACTTTATGCCATAATTCATAAATGGACACCATTGCTACCACCAAACTAGAGAgagtatacagtttcaattaagCAACACACTATGTTTTTACACCTCACACATTTTCCTTATGAATTACACACTGTTGTcagacaaaatacaaacattgatAGTGTGCCTGCAATTCACTGAGTAACTTATTAGATCAATATCACTGTCGGTTGAATCAAGGAAGGAAATTAAAACTCTAATTTACCTTCATTGGTTAGCAGTCGGTCACTGTTGCTGCTTGGGACTTGGCAAGCATGCATATGCATTGGATGAacagtgaatattcatgactcctaactGCCTTCAGATAGATTTAGTCATAAATATTGTGTAGTGTagattcaatattttaacttttcCACTTTTTTTCCAGGGTTTTACTTCATCAGTGTGGCGATAGAGCTTTGTGATAACATTCAAGTGTATGGATTTTGGCCTTTCAAGAATGGACCTGACAATACGACAGTTCATTATCACTATTACAATAACGTGACATCTAATGACCATGACTTTTCACGCGAGTTCTTAATGATATTTGAACTTCATCAACTTGGGGTGCTAAAGTTGACAGATGAACcatgtaaatataaaaaatagcgcaaatattgcgttctcacacaacttcatgttcagggcaatgatagataatcattttttgaagatttaaagttgtaaccaaaacaaaattttcatacttaatttccatcataataatccagccatcctatgttgcaACTGTACTTAATCAAGACAattatagcaacatcctaatcaaactttaaagtgatGTGTCTACAACAAgattttgtacttctttatttttcaaaatcaacttggaaccaagtcataccaatgtaacaggtttaactttcttggttgtctcattgtaatattttaaatgccagctacattcagtttatatgggtaggtgatgaaacagctgtcttacaacatattatataatcaagtcataaaccaaactggccatgctacacaCTTTACCACCAgcggaaatagtaaagtaaacatttatagctaattaacaatgtactgttctcactgtgtcagctattaatgaggacaaatctatacattctcaacaaagttaagctcaatctactgggtaatttcaaagttgaagatttttgaggaaaagcaatgatatagcataacacttctagaaacatctaaccaagtttcagactcactcACTTAGTACTTTTTTGAGATTTtgagtttttgaccaaaattcacattttacacctaaattcaatatcactgatgagatcattatgtgcttaatatttcttcacctATACATCCCTATCAAATTT from Glandiceps talaboti chromosome 12, keGlaTala1.1, whole genome shotgun sequence encodes the following:
- the LOC144443007 gene encoding alpha-2,8-sialyltransferase 8F-like, coding for MADAVFRFNVPPKEPYTKDAGNKTTINTLNQSIYALRYSSLKTPANKTKFVQDMKEAIQDGFIWIPDFSLPWITPASKTAYSLLRKTGFKMVFMHPDHVRAINNVWKPWGVTGRLSTGFYFISVAIELCDNIQVYGFWPFKNGPDNTTVHYHYYNNVTSNDHDFSREFLMIFELHQLGVLKLTDEPCKYKK